The Triticum aestivum cultivar Chinese Spring chromosome 3A, IWGSC CS RefSeq v2.1, whole genome shotgun sequence genome includes a region encoding these proteins:
- the LOC123058073 gene encoding probable carboxylesterase 15 has translation MAGDTAPHVVEDLLRLVQILSDGSVVRGDESVLGPKEPFPDVPGVEWKDVVYHAAHGLRVRVYRPTSVVAGGDKLPVLVYFHGGGYCLGSFAQPTFHAFCLRAAAELPAVVLSVQYRRAPEHRLPAAIDDGAAFLSWLRGQAELGAGADPWLAESACFARTFLSGVSAGANLSHHLIVQVGSARLAVSPVRIVGYVLLSAFFTGAERTAAETDPPADVFLPLELSDQLWHMSLPVGASRDHPVANPFGPESPNLAPVELPPALVVAPLGDVLRDRSLGYAARLKDMGKDVELVEFERQQHGFSVLQPFGEAADELMRVLRRFVYPAR, from the coding sequence ATGGCCGGCGACACGGCACCGCACGTCGTGGAGGATCTCCTCCGCCTCGTCCAGATCCTGAGTGACGGCTCCGTCGTCCGCGGCGACGAGTCCGTCCTCGGCCCAAAGGAGCCCTTCCCGGACGTCCCCGGCGTGGAATGGAAGGACGTGGTGTACCACGCGGCGCACGGCCTCCGCGTCCGCGTCTACAGGCCGACTTcggtggtggccggcggcgacAAGCTCCCGGTGCTGGTGTACTTCCACGGCGGCGGCTACTGCCTCGGCTCCTTCGCCCAGCCGACCTTCCACGCGTTctgcctccgcgccgccgccgagctcccgGCCGTCGTGCTGTCCGTGCAGTACCGCCGCGCCCCCGAGCACCGCCTCCCCGCCGCCATCGACGACGGCGCGGCTTTCCTCTCCTGGCTGCGCGGCCAGGCCGagctcggcgccggcgccgacccGTGGCTCGCGGAGTCGGCCTGCTTCGCCCGGACGTTCCTCTCCGGCgtctccgcgggcgccaacttgtCCCACCACCTCATCGTCCAGGTCGGCTCGGCGCGCCTCGCGGTCAGCCCCGTGCGCATCGTCGGGTACGTACTCCTCTCTGCCTTCTTCACCGGCGCCGAGCGCACGGCTGCGGAGACAGACCCGCCGGCGGACGTGTTCCTGCCGCTGGAGCTGTCCGACCAGCTCTGGCACATGTCGCTTCCGGTTGGGGCGAGCAGGGACCACCCGGTGGCGAATCCGTTCGGGCCGGAGAGCCCCAACCTCGCGCCGGTGGAGCTCCCGCCGGCTCTCGTCGTGGCGCCGTTGGGCGACGTGCTCCGTGATCGCTCGCTGGGTTACGCGGCGAGGCTCAAGGACATGGGGAAGGACGTGGAGCTTGTCGAGTTCGAGAGGCAGCAGCATGGCTTCTCCGTCCTTCAGCCGTTCGGCGAGGCGGCCGACGAGTTGATGCGAGTCCTCAGGCGGTTCGTGTACCCCGCCCGCTGA